The proteins below come from a single Esox lucius isolate fEsoLuc1 chromosome 7, fEsoLuc1.pri, whole genome shotgun sequence genomic window:
- the LOC105026009 gene encoding prolactin-releasing peptide receptor-like produces the protein MDPVLARSVHASSNASLDRSLLNHSDPVEYFSGLQLLLSYRSLFIPLYCLLVAVACVGNALLLACILMDRKLHNATNFFIGNLATGDLLMCLCCVPLTASYAFEPQGWLFGQPLCSLVPLLQTATVFVSVLSLTAIAVDRYVVVVHPVRKRISLRGCGTLAVGGWLLSLLLATPPSLHTQYVDLRLSGVELVVCEEFWPDSDRLRLLYSCFVLLTSYLLPLLSVSVAYCCITVQLRQRCLPGAPSHSRQRWNRKKKKTFSLLVLSVLSFALCWLPLQVLNLLLDLDQEFLLVDKRYINLLQVCCHLLAMSSTCYNPFIYASLHSKVRLRLRNYLRPLTGRGHQSSLLYQQALQHKTTTCLSMVSEKPVREEQDGPQTSADNSF, from the coding sequence ATGGACCCTGTGTTGGCGAGGTCTGTGCATGCCTCCTCCAATGCCAGTCTAGACAGATCTCTTCTGAACCACAGTGACCCAGTGGAGTACTTCTCAGGTCTTCAGCTACTGTTGAGCTACCGCTCTTTGTTCATCCCTCTTTACTGCCTCCTGGTAGCCGTGGCTTGCGTGGGCAATGCCCTCCTACTAGCCTGCATCCTGATGGACCGGAAGCTCCACAACGCCACCAACTTCTTCATAGGGAACCTGGCCACAGGCGACCTGCTcatgtgtctgtgctgtgtccCACTGACGGCCTCCTATGCCTTTGAGCCCCAGGGCTGGCTGTTCGGACAACCACTCTGCTCCCTGGTCCCCCTGCTGCAGACGGCCACAGTCTTCGTCTCTGTGCTGTCTCTCACAGCCATCGCTGTGGACCGCTACGTGGTGGTGGTTCACCCTGTACGGAAGAGGATCTCCCTGAGGGGTTGTGGCACCCTGGCAGTTGGGGGGTGGCTGCTGTCCCTGTTGCTGGCCACTCCGCCATCCCTCCACACGCAGTACGTGGACCTGCGTCTCAGCGGCGTGGAGCTGGTCGTGTGCGAGGAGTTTTGGCCAGACTCAGACCGCCTGCGGCTGCTGTACTCCTGCTTCGTTCTGCTCACCTCCTACCTGCTGCCCCTGCTGTCAGTCAGCGTGGCCTACTGCTGCATCACGGTCCAGCTCCGCCAGCGTTGTCTCCCGGGGGCTCCCTCCCACAGCCGGCAGCGCTGGaacaggaagaagaagaagacctTCTCCCTTCTGGTGCTGTCGGTGCTCTCCTTCGCTCTTTGCTGGCTGCCCTTGCAGGTGCTTAACCTGCTGTTAGACCTGGACCAGGAATTCCTGCTGGTGGACAAGCGCTACATCAACCTGCTACAGGtgtgctgccacctgctggccatGAGTTCCACCTGCTACAACCCCTTCATCTACGCTTCGCTCCACAGCAAGGTGCGTTTGCGCCTGCGGAACTACCTGAGGCCCCTTACTGGGCGGGGCCACCAGAGCAGTTTGCTCTACCAGCAGGCATTACAGCACAAAACTACCACCTGTCTCAGTATGGTGTCTGAGAAGCCGGTCAGAGAGGAGCAGGATGGGCCCCAGACCAGCGCTGACAACTCCTTCTGA